A DNA window from Impatiens glandulifera chromosome 7, dImpGla2.1, whole genome shotgun sequence contains the following coding sequences:
- the LOC124945858 gene encoding zinc transporter 1-like produces MMNLKPISFLFFAIIILILLPKSLHAECECESDTDDRDREQSLKLKLIALASILVAGVIGVSLPNLGHKIPSLRAESDFFLVLKAFAAGVILATGFVHVLPDAFESLTSPCLGEKPWGKFPFVGLIAMASAVGTMMIDAFATGYYERANVKKVEGQIQVVVGDEEMQEREGHVHVHTHSANGHAHGHTHGTLENADLLRHRVISQVLEFGIIAHSVVIGISLGASESPKTIKPLVVALSFHQFFEGLGLGGCICQAKFKARTALVMATFFSLTTPIGIVVGFGISNRYKENSPAALITEGMLNSASAGILIYMSLVDLIAADFMSQRMRSNFKLQFTSNVSLVLGLSCMSILAVWA; encoded by the exons ATGATGAATTTGAAGCCTATTTCATTCCTCTTCTTCGCTATAATCATTCTCATCCTTCTTCCTAAATCGCTTCATGCAGAATGCGAATGTGAATCCGATACCGACGACAGAGACAGAGAGCAATCTCTCAAGCTTAAACTAATCGCATTAGCGTCTATACTAGTCGCCGGAGTAATCGGCGTATCACTCCCCAACCTAGGTCACAAAATTCCATCTTTAAGGGCAGAAAGTGATTTTTTCCTCGTACTGAAAGCCTTTGCCGCCGGCGTGATTCTTGCCACCGGATTCGTCCACGTCTTGCCGGACGCATTCGAAAGCCTCACCAGTCCATGCTTGGGAGAGAAACCTTGGGGAAAATTCCCTTTCGTAGGTCTGATAGCAATGGCTTCGGCCGTCGGTACGATGATGATAGACGCATTCGCTACTGGTTATTACGAGAGGGCAAACGTGAAGAAAGTTGAAGGACAGATTCAGGTGGTGGTTGGAGACGAAGAGATGCAAGAACGCGAAGGCCACGTCCACGTGCATACTCACAGCGCAAATGGCCATGCTCACGGCCACACTCACGGAACCCTAGAAAATGCAGATCTTCTTCGTCATCGTGTTATATCACAG GTATTGGAGTTTGGAATTATTGCACACTCTGTTGTGATTGGAATTTCATTGGGTGCATCTGAAAGTCCAAAAACAATAAAGCCACTTGTAGTTGCTTTGAGTTTTCATCAGTTTTTTGAAGGATTGGGTCTTGGAGGATGCATCTGTCAGGCAAAATTCAAGGCAAGAACAGCATTGGTAATGGCTACATTCTTTTCCTTAACAACTCCAATTGGAATAGTGGTGGG atTTGGTATATCAAACAGATACAAAGAGAATAGTCCAGCAGCTCTTATAACAGAAGGGATGTTGAATTCTGCATCTGCAGGAATCCTTATTTACATGTCATTGGTTGATCTTATTGCTGCAGATTTCATGAGTCAGAGAATGAGGAGTAATTTTAAGCTTCAATTTACTTCTAATGTCTCTCTTGTTCTTGGGTTAAGCTGTATGTCTATCTTGGCTGTCTGGGCTTGA